In Leptospira fletcheri, the genomic window AGTTTGTCCGCGAGAATTTCGGCTAGGGCTGCGATTTTCTCCTGATTGATCTGTTTTTTCTGCTGGGTTTTCATGGGGGCTCCTCCGCGATTCGATAGGGGATAGTTTACGGATTCTCCCGGACAAATCTCCGGTTCCCGGGAAAAAAACGGGGAAAATTTCAGACTTTCCACGGCCGATATTAAGAGGAAGGCTCGAAACGATCGGCGTTCGGAATCTAGGTAAGGATTGGCACTTGGAATATAGGAAACGACTCGAGGAAATCGAGCGAATCGAAGGTTATATTACTAGAACTCCCGAGGGAATTTGGTGCTATGAGTTGGAGCCTCCGGTCGATGTAAGCCTACCTTTGGAGGAACAGGTAAAAATCCTGTACGAAACCGCCAGGCTGACCCATTGCAACGATACCATGGCCAGGATGTACGGCTATCGAAATGCGGAGGAAATCAAGGGTCGGCTGCTAAAGGATTTTTTGGCATTCGAAAACCGGTTTAACAGGATCGGATTATCTGAATTCATAAGATCCGGTTACAAGACTCACGATTCGGAATCGGTGGAGGTGGATACCGGCGGAAAGCGGAAATTTTTCCTCAATACGGCGCTGGGAATCATAGAGAAAGGTAGATTAGTCCGAGCCTGGGGAGTGCAAAAGGACGTCACTTTTCTCAGAAGCGCAGAGAGAAGGTTAAAACGGACTCTCGAACTGGAAAGTTTGTTAAGCGAAATAGCCAGAAATTTTTTGAGAACCGCTCCGAGCGGTACGAACGAAGCGATCCATTTCGCGTTGTCCAGATTAGGTAAGTTCTGCGATGCGGACCGGGCCTATGTGTTTTTATACACACATTCGGGGCTGACGGTATCCAACACTCACGAATGGTGCGCGGAAGGTGCGGAGTCGAAAATGCACCGACTGCAAAATCTTACGGTCGAGGAGTTACGTAAGGAAAGCCTGATTCTTTTGCGTTCCCAAGGTTTTTTGCTTATGAATTCCGCGGACGAAGTTCCGAAATCGGACGAATCCCTTCGATCCTTCTTTTTGCGTCTTTCCTCCCGCTCGGGCGTAGTGACTCCTCTTCTTTCCAACGAGGATGATCTCGGGTTCGTGGGATTCGATTCCGTCAGAGGGCAAAAGCTCTGGACGCAGGAAGATATCAACGTTCTGAAATTGGTTTCGGACCTGATCGTTTTGGCCTTCGATCGAAAAAAAAAGGAGGCGGACTTAAACGACTTTTACGAGAGAATGAACCACGATTTGGAATTGGCCAGGTTGACGCAGCGTTCTTTGGTCGCCCGGGATTTTCCTTCTTCTCCCTTTTATCGGATCGAAAGTTATTTCAGACCTTTCGAAAAGGTAGGCGGTGATATCATCACTTATATACAGCACGAGACGGGAGTGGTGGATATTCTATTCGGGGATGTTTCCGGTCACGGGATTTCCTCGGCTATGGTTTCCGGAATGGCGGTCCTCTCTTTCCGTCACCATGCAAAGACGGGGATTTCTCCCGCGGACGGAATCCAGCAATTCGTTCGGGATCTCAAGCCTATGGTGGTGGAACACCATATCGCCGCCGTTTGGGCTAGGTTCTTTCCCTTGGAAAGAAAATTGGTTTATTCGTACGCCGGGCATCCGCCTATTCTTCTCTTTCGGGGAAAGGAAATGCAGGAGTTGAAAGGGATGAACCTGCCTCTATTGATCTTCGATTCCATCGAATACTTCAACGAATCCGTACAGCTGCAAACCGGGGACAGAATCGTATTTTACTCGGACGGGATGTACGAAATCTTCAACGCGCAAGGAAGGATCCTGGATCTTCCCGGATTTCATTCCATTCTTTTGGAACATAGAAACGTCGTTTCTCCGGAGGAATATATAGAGCAGGTGGTTTCGGAAGTGTTCTCTTTTTCGGAAGGTTCTTTCGGAGACGATATGGCGATGTTGGTTCTGGATATTACCGCCTAATCATTGTCTTTCCTTTTTGCGGCCCAGCAGAAACACTCCGGAGAGTACGAGAATCGTTCCCGCTAGATTTTCCAGAGTGATCTTTTCGTTCAAAAGACCTGCGGAGAGAAAAAGTGTGAAGATCGGACCCGCGCTTCCCGCGATCGAAGCCTTGCTGGAGCCGATTCTTTGGATTCCGGCCGTGGTCAAAAAGGCGGGCAGAACCGTGGTTAGAAATCCCAAAGCAAGACCGTAGGCGTAGACTTGCCAAGGTTGTTCGACGAGAATTTTCCAATTCTTCGTGACTAGAAAATGGAAAATCACGAAGGCTCCGGACCAAAGCATCAAGAGAGCCGTGAATCTACGGGATCCCAATTTCGGAATCAATTCCCCGCTTCCGATCAAGTAAACGGAATAGGCCAAAGCGGATAGAAACACCAGACCTGCTCCTAGGAAAGCTTTGCCACCTTCCGCTTTTGCGTCCGGCAAGAATGCCAGGAGGATACCGGAATATGTGAGCGCCACCGCGTACAATTCCACCGTATGAGCCCGCTTTCCTAGAAAAAGAAAACTCAATAGCAGAACGATCGCAGGATACGTGAACAATACCAATCTTTCTATGGACGCCGAGAGGTATTCCAATCCCCAAAAGTCGAAGAAGCTGGCCAGATAATACCCGATGAAAGCCAGGAATACCACATTTCTGTAATTCTTCGGCGAGATGGGAAGGTTCTCGGTACGTTTCGATTCCCGGTAGAGAACGAATGCAAAAAACGGAATGGCGAACAGCATTCGAAGCGTCAGCACCGTAACGGAGTCGATTCCGTATCCGTATACCAGCTTTACCAAAACTCCCTTGGAGGAAAAGAGAACGGTTCCCGCGAGTGCATAAAGAAATCCTTTTGCTTCTTCTCCCGTTCCGGAAAAGAACCGGTACGACGATCTTGTTTCTTCTCCGTTCATTCTTCCAAAATTCCCGCGGCTTTCTTTCCTGAAAGCAGGAATCGGATCATTCCCCCAAAAAGAAGGAATTCAGATCTTTTCTTTGTAGGAAATATCCGCCTCTCGGATTTTTGGCGGGGAAGAAGAGGTCGTTCCGAGCCGACTCCGTTAGACCCGCTTCCTTGATCTCCCGTATTTTCGTATAACATTCGGAGAGAAACAAGGAATGTCCGCAACCCAATAGATGATATCCTTCGTGCACTAAGGTCGCGGAAGGTGTGCTCCAGAAAAGTTGGTTTAGAGAAAACCAATGGGCCAATACGTATCCTCTCGATCCTGTGTTTCTGTCCACGGCCCCTAAGACTTCCGGTAAAGGAATGAAGAAGAAGGCCAAAACGATCTGGGCGATCTGATAGAAATAATCCGTACTCTTCGCTCCTGCGAACGCCAAGATCCGATCGCAACCTTCGGGGAGGGGAGCATGAACTAGATCTTCCAAGATCGCGATACCGGTCCACCCCCGGCGTTTCCATTCCGTGATACGTACCGTTTCCGCTCTCAGTCGATACAACGCTAATTCGTCGTTCCAGGAATCCATCAAGGAGGAGATCCTTTCCGTGGAGACGTTTTCGTCCTTCCAAACGCATACTTTGAGGGTTTGTGTTTTGCCGTATTCCAGCGAGTTTCGTACGGATTCCCTGTGGAACCCCACCGTAGTACAATCGGTCAATAGGAAGAGTAGGAAAAACAGCTTGGGGAAGTGCGTTCGAGACGGGAGCATTTTTCGAAAACGATAGGCTCCGATCGGAGGAAATAAATACAAGTCGAAATACCTTTCCCTTGTTCCCGTCCGCAATTTCGGAAAATCTTTTTTTTCCAAAACAGCGAACTTAGGACCCTAGGGGAAACGTCCGAAAAGAGTACTATGGCCAAGACATCCCCAAAGGTATCCAATAGGAAAAAAAGATCGGTATCCTTTGCCGTGATGCTTCTTTTGCCTCTTTTCCTTTTTATAACGACGGCTTTTGTAGGAAGTTGTTTGAAATGGAACCGGGTTCGTACCGAAGCCGCTTTTGAGGAACGTTTGAACCCTCTGGAAAAGATCTGGCGTTCGATCCAATTGAAGTCGCTGGCTCGGGAACACGGAACCGATTACCGGGAAAAAATATCGGAAAACCAACGTCGTACCTTAGGAATTCTGAGAGAATCCTTTTTGGAATCCTTGCTTCCCAAATTTCTCTTTTTGGCTGTGGTCGTTTTGATTCCTTCTTATTTCTTTTTCCAGCTTATTCGGGAAGGATTGCCTCGATCCAAGTCCACGACTCCGTCCCATTCCAAAACGAAATCGAAAACGACTCACACTTCTTCCCGCTCGGGCTCCTATAAAAATCCAGTAAAATCCCAAAATAGATTGCTTAGATGAGTCGGATCCATCGAACTTGCCCGTATGGAACGAGGAACGTCTCGTAAGGTTGCGGCTCTCTGGATGATCTGCTCTGTAGGTTTGCAGGTCGCTTGTAGCTTCGAGAAACGTCTGGAGTTTTCCCAACCGGAAAAAATCGCCCTAGAATCCGACGCTCAACCTTGTTCTCCTCTCGGCCAATTCAATCGCTGGTACGCGTTTTACGGACTATGGCAACTTTCCTCGGAACCTGCTTTGCCAAAGCAAGAAGGAAAAGTTTACGTCTTGGAAAGTTATGCGGAATGGCCCCAAGTTTCTCTTTCCCTGGTTTTGGGTTTTTTATCCTCCGTATCCGTTCGAAAAGTGAAGATTACGGAATGCGATACCACCACTCGATTCATTCATAAAAAGGATTATGATTCTTTTTTCGAATCCGAGAGGGAGAGGGCCAGGACGGATTTTTTTGCGGAGAGCGAAAGAACCTTCGAGGATTCCCTTCGGAAATATCTGGATAAGAGCAGTCCGGCGGATTCTGCGGGCAAGAATTATAGCACCATCATTTATCGGACCGGTAGGATCCAAGAGGCGAGGGTCCTGAGCCAGGACGTGGATAACATCCAAGTGGAATGGGATGAAGGGGAACAGAAGAAGGAGTCCGTCATACCGAAAAAAGAGATCTATAAGGTGATCTTCGCGACCAAGGTGATTCGAGTGAAGGAAAAACCCGGCTCGAACTAGCAATCGACTTTTCGGTTCCGCGAAATCCGAATTCGGATCAATATTTTGTCTTACCGAAGGAGAGCGCCATCATGTCTCCTTGGTCGAAGAACTTGACGGCCCAGTCCGAAATTTTTTTCGACACCTTGAATTTCCAACCTGCATTCTTTCTCATCGTTAGGCCGCTTCCATAGCTGATATGAGAGAGGGGCAAGTATCCGAGTTCCATGCAGAGCTTTTCGATTCCGTCCAGGCTATAATAATACAGGTGCTCCGGCACGTTTAGGTATCTCCATTTGGGACCTAAAGTGCGGGCCAAGAGTCCGTAACGACAAGTGGAGAGAATCAATCTCCCTCCCGGTTTTAAATGGAGAAGGATTTTTTCCAGGGTTTGTTTGGGGTAGTGGAGGTGTTCGAGGCTCGCCCAAAGGGTTATTAGATCGAATTGTTTTGTTCCGGCGGGATCCCAGGTCAGAAAGTCCGTCTGTTCCACATCTAATTTCAGCTCGTTTACGGCAAAAGCGACCGGCCCGGAAGCGATGTCGAGGCCCTTGGCCTGCCAATCCCGGTCTCTCAAATAGTCCAAAAAATACCCCGCCGCACAACCCACATCCAAGGCGGTTTTGGAAGGTCCCAGGTTTTTTTCCCAGGTAAAGAAATCCAGATCTCCTAGGTTCAAATTGTACACCCGGGAGATTTCCCTCTTCGTGGATTCGGAATAATAATCATCGTACCCTCTGTCCGTCCTTCGGGTAAAATAGGAATCCTCGTAGTATTTCGCCACTTCCCCCGGGGAAGGTTGAGGGTTTACTTGTACGAGACCGCATCGTTTGCATTCCACGATACGAAACGTTTCTCCTCGCGAACTTGCCTTCGAAAACAAAGGGCGAAAATCTTCCGTATAGCAAGTATTGCAAGGGATTCGGTCCATATAGTTTTCTCATCGGTACTTCGGGAAAAGCCGAGGCCAAAATTTTATCTTGAGGATCGGCGTTTCGGTACCATCGAAAACGGCTTTTCGGAAAATCAAGGTCGGAAAAATCTCCCACTATGCAGAGAATTCCGTTTTTTTTGAGTCGTGCGATTCTCCTCTTGGCCTTCGTTTCGAATCCGATTTGGGCCGAAACGGAGACGATCAAGATCAAGGCTGTCGGCGATTTGGTGATGGGAACGAATTATCCCGACAATCGACTTCCTTCCGACCCGAGAAACACTCTTTTCTCCTCAGTGGAATCCTCCCTCCGCGGTGCGGACATCCTTTTTGCGAATTTCGAAAGTACTCTTACGGATTATCCTACCTCCTCCAAGAATATCAATCGCCCTCTGATCTTCGCTTTTCGGACTCCTCCTTCGTATGCAAAAATTCTAAAGGATGTGGGTTTCGACGTTCTTTCCATCGCGAATAACCATAGTTTGGATTTTCACCAGCAAGGTTTCGACGATACCGCTAAGAATCTTTCCGCCGCCGGACTCCGGTACACCGGAAAAAAAGGCGCCATCACTTACATGACAGTAAAGAATACCACGGTTGCTTGGATCGGATTCAGTCACATGAAGGCCGCTCACAATAACGTGAACGACATTGCGGACGGTGTTGCCCTGGTCAAGGAAGCAAAGAGAAAAGCCCAATTGGTCTTTATCTCCGTGCACGGAGGATCGGAAGGAGGTCCTGCGCTCCACGTCAAGAACGAGCAGGAAAGGTTTTACGGCGAGTACAGGGGAAATCTAGTCGCACTGTCCCACGCATTGATCGATGCGGGGGCCGATCTATTTATCGGTCACGGTCCTCACCTGCCTAGGGCCATGGAACTTTATCGAGGAAGATTGATCGCGTATTCCTTGGGAAATTTTTTGGGGTACAGGGTGTTTTCCACGAAGGGTTACGGCGGATATTCTTTGGTATTGGAAGCGGATCTGGATCAGAAGGGAAATTTCGTAAGAGGAAAAATTTTACCTCTACAGCTCAGCCAAAACGGAGTTCCGGCTCCGGACCCCGAAAACAAAACGGTAGAACTCTTGCAATCCCTGACCAAGGCGGATTTTCCCGGTAAGGGTCCGAAAATCCATTCCGACGGAACGGTCCTGCCTTAAGGTTTTCGTTTTGAAGAAGGGAAGATCCACCCGTTAGCGCGGTCTTCCCTTCTTTTTCGTCAATTGGACGGTGGAGGCGACTCCAAAGCTCCCGCCGGGTTTTTAAAGTTCACTTCGAACAGATCGTAATGGGATTCCCTGGCTCCCGTGGTAAATGCGACGGAGATCCCTAAGAAGTATTTCAGGTTGAACCTCATCGCGGACCAGGCGAAATTCGCGATGTCCTCGTTCGTAACGGAAAACGGATGGACCTTTCCCCTGGTTTCGTCCAGAAAAATTCCTTCGTACGTTCCTATTAAGGTTCCCTTATATTCTAAATTTAGAATCCTACCGGTGACGGAAAAATTTCTCTTGGATCCCGTCTTGGGCCCCGCGAGTTTTTCCGCGATCTCTTTCGTCAAAACGGTCTCCTGCTTTTGGGCCGACAGGACTTCGAAGTCCGTCGACAAGGCGAGAGGTGTGATTCTATGGATTCTATAATGAACGAGTACGTCCTGATTTAGGCTCTTGTTCAAAAAATTCACCGCGTCGGTAGTTTCGGGTCTGACGCTGAAAGGAACTTTTTTCTTTACCGGAGTGAAGCATTCGTCCTTCATTTCATCGCATTTTTCCGACGCGTCGAAGGACATCATTTCCAGAGTGCCTTCGTACGAATCGAAGATGAGTCCTCTGCTTTCGAATTGGGTCAGTTTCGCTACGGCCCAACCTTCCGAGTAGGTTCCGATCGCGGATACGGAAGAAGCGGAAAAGAGTACGATTCCGGTGAAAAGCCATAGTGACAGATTGTTCAGTTTCATTCGGGGTTCTATGCTCCGGGTTTTTTCGTGAATTTTGGATGCAAACATTCTGGCTTTAGACCCGACGACTTCAAGAAAATATTTCATTCTGCGAATGAAAAGGAGGCAAATCGATCTTTTTTGCGATTGCCTTGCCGCTTTCGAGAAGAAAGCTGGATTCGCAAGCAGAGGGAAAAAGGGAATCCGGTGCAAAACCGGAGCTGAGCCCGCAGCTGTAAGTGCCTTTTAAAAGGGGACGGCAACCGCCACTGTCCGATTGGACGGGAAGGCGCCGATCTCCGGCACGAGCCAGAAGACCTGTCCTAACGCTTATCGATTGTCGGACTTTCGGGAATTAAGGTCGGGCGGGAAGTCCTTTCGCGCGCCTTTTTTAGTCCGCTCGTATCTTCTCCCGTCCGGGAGAAATTTTTGGCCCCCTTAGATACAGGTACTTTTCTTAAAGACGGATCTTTTGATTTGCGCCGGAACCGGTTCTTCCTGTTCGGGTTGGCTTTTTTTTCTATCTCCATTTTCGCGCAAGGCCAGACCACGCAGGAATCCGCTCCGATCCGAGTTTTGGGTAAGGTCGCCGACTCTTCCCAGCCGGAAAATTTTCGGAAGAATCCGAGCGGATTCCAGTCTTCCATCAATCTGGACCAATATAGTTCGCGTTATACTAGCTTGCCGGATGTCTTGGAAAGGGAAGCCGGTGTTCGAGTCCGTAGATACGGGGGCTTAGGTTCTTATTCGACGCTTTCCTTGAGAGGCACGAATCCCAACCAGTCTCGGATTTTTATAGACGGTGTTCCTTTTAACAATTCCCAAGGAGGGGAGGTCAATCTTGCCGATTTACCCTTCGACAATCTGCAAAGCGTGGAAGTGTATCGCAGCGGGGCTCCCGTCGGATTTTCCGGATCGGCGATCGGGGGAAGCGTGAACCTGGTCACTCGAAAATCCACAGGACTTCCGAAAACAAGGATCAACCTAGGAGGAGGAAGTTTCGGTACGGGAAAAGGAACCTTGGCACATACAGGAACATACGGAGGAATCGGCACCAGCCTATTTTTTTTGGGAGAGAAATCCGATCAGAATTTTCCGTTTTTGAATCCTCACGGGACAGTGATCGTAAATCCGTACGATGATACAGTAGATCGAAGGAGAAACGCTCAATACGAAAGATCCACCGGAATGCTCGGCCTGGACGGAGATCTAGGCCGTACGAAAATCCGATTTTGGAATGATCTAAATTATCGTTCCCAGGGAATTCCGGGGCCGGCATCCAATCAGACAACCCGGGTTCACCGGAAGTATCTCAGAAACACTTCTTCGGTTTCCACGGACACCAAAGGATTGTTCGACGGGCGTTTCCGGATGGAGACCCGGGCATTTACCACATTTGCGAACGACCAACTCTATGATCCCAAATCGGAATTTTCTTCCGGCGCTCCCAATTCCTCGGCTAAGATCCACCAATCCGGTCTGCAAGCCACTCCTACGTTTTATTTACTGGATTACGGGCAGATCGTCCGTACCCATTTCGGATGGGAGAGAGAAACCTTCGGCCGGAGTAGGAGCAACGTCAATAACCAAGATGTGATTTATGAACCGGAAAAATCCCGTACCTATCTGACCGCTCAGTTGGAGGACGAGATCCGGTTGTTCGGTGAAACATTGATTCTTACTCCAGGCGTTTCCTGGGATCTTTATCAGGATCGTTTCCAAACCGATACTCCTTGGTTCCAGAGACAGGATCCGTTAGCGTCGGCCAATAAGAGCACTTCCTTTTCCAATCCCAAGACAGGCGTACTGTATAAGCTGTTCGAAACACAAACGGCCTCCTTAGATTTCAAAGCCAATGCTTCGAAGCAATACAGGATCCCTAGTTTTCTGGAATTGTTCGGAGAAGTCGGCACCATATTACCCAACGATAGTTTAAAACCGGAGAAGAGCGGAAATTTGGACGCCGGATTTTCGGGAAAGTATTCGGCCGGAAATCTTCGGTCCCAAGCTTCCGTTTCGTATTTCCGGAAAAGGATTTCGGATATGATTCTTTTCATTCCGAATTCTCAATTTACCTTGAGACCGGAAAATATAGACTCCGCGAAGATAGACGGTGCGGAAGTTTCCCAAAAAACGGAGTTCAAAGGTTGGAAGTTCCTGGTCGATTATACTTATCAATTGGCGATCAACACTTCCGACGCGCCGTATTTGAAAGGGAAATACCTTCCGCTTCGACCGAAACACGAACTCTCTTCCACGTTAGGCTACCGCACGAAGAGATGGGAAGGCGGAGTAGAACTGGTTTATGTAGGCGCCGTATTCAAGGATAGAACCAACGAATACATCAATTACCAGCCGGCGAGACAGATCTGGAATCTGTATTTGACGTTCGTTCTCTATTCCTCTTCGGAGGAGGAGGGGAAGGCGGCGGAAAGAGCGCCTCGAGAACTCCTACTTACGATGGATTTTCGGAATGCGGGAGACAAAAAGGTGGAAGACATCGTAGGGTATCCTCTTCCGGGAAGAAATTGGTTCGCGACCTTAAGCGGGAGGTTCTAAGATGAGGTTCCGTCGAATTCTAATCGGACTTTTACTCTTCGCTTCGATCGACTGCGAGGATATCAAAAGGCCTCCATTGTACTCTTTGTTTTTGACGCCGAACATTTCGGGAAACATAGGAGTGGTAACGACAGACTTCAGCAGTTCGGGTCGGTTCAAGGTATTGAATCCGGACCTGAAAGTCTCGTATCCTGGGTTGACTCCCATTCATTCGGATGCGGTCGGTCGGTATTATAACGGAAAAGTGTATATTATTAATCGGTTAAATCGAGATAGTGTACAGGTACTGGATCCCGATCTCGCCTTTCAGACCGAGGCGGAATGGTCCATGGGAGCGGGAACCAATCCGGGAGATATCGAATTCGCGGGTCCGAACAAGGCATACGTATCTCTCTACAATTCCCGCTTCCTAAAGATCATCAACCCGAGTAACGGCGCCTCGTTGGGAGCTTTGGATCTAGGCGGATATTCCGAGACGACCTCCACTTCCGGAATTCCGGACGGACTTCCGGAAATGTCCGGGATGAAGATCGTGGGAAATAGCCTTTTCGTATGCTTGGAAAGATTGGACCGAAACGATCCGAGCGGATATTTTCCTCCGAGCGGAGTTTCCTATCTTCTGGAAATAGATATCGTTTCGGATACCGTTCTCGCTGTTTATCATTTCCCTTTTGCCAATCCCGTCGGGAAACCCCAACTTCTGAATCTTTTCGGAGAGCCGCATTTGGTGATAGCGACGCCGAATCGGTTGGGGTATATCAGCGCGTTGGACGGCGCGATCGTCGCGTTCCAACTTTCCACGCGAAGCTTCCGAGCGAATCCGCTGTATCTGGAAACGACTGCGGGAGGGGATCTTATGGTGGTACAGATCGCTAACGACCATCTGGGTTATGCTAGTGTTTTGGACGCTTCTTTTAACAAAACGTTACAGGCTTTCGATCCTTCTACAGGAGTAAAATCCGCTACGTTACTTTACATACCTTCCTCCTTCGACGCTAGCCTTTCCGCGCTGCTACTCGGCTCGGATCGAATCTTGTACGTGGCAAATACCGAATTTACCAGACCAGGGGTGAGCATGTTCGACACGTCGAACGGAAATTCTCTTCTCACTCCGCTTCCGATTTCGGTGGATCTACAGCCCTTCGATCTTTTTAAGTTACAAGAGAATTAGATTTCTTTAAGGCTTAATCCGAATTGACAAACTTCGGATTTCGGTCACTATCCCTCTTTGAGCTTCGGGAGATATTTTACCCATGTCCGATATATTTCATTTGATCGCTTCTGGACAAAAATCCCAGGTGATCTTTGCATTGCGCGAAAATCCTTCTCTCGGATCCGTGGCGAATCCGGAAGGGATCACTCCGTTTTTATTCGCACTGTATTATGGAAAAGAGGATATCATCCAGGCCTATTTAGGTTTGGAGATTCCTCTGAATTTGTTCGAGGCCGCAGCTATCGGAGACGAAAAAAGAGTGGGGGAATTATTGGCAAAAGATCCCGACGCGGCTCGATCCTATAGCAAAGACGGTTGGACTCCCTTGCATCTGGCGGCGCATTTCGG contains:
- a CDS encoding SpoIIE family protein phosphatase; this translates as MEYRKRLEEIERIEGYITRTPEGIWCYELEPPVDVSLPLEEQVKILYETARLTHCNDTMARMYGYRNAEEIKGRLLKDFLAFENRFNRIGLSEFIRSGYKTHDSESVEVDTGGKRKFFLNTALGIIEKGRLVRAWGVQKDVTFLRSAERRLKRTLELESLLSEIARNFLRTAPSGTNEAIHFALSRLGKFCDADRAYVFLYTHSGLTVSNTHEWCAEGAESKMHRLQNLTVEELRKESLILLRSQGFLLMNSADEVPKSDESLRSFFLRLSSRSGVVTPLLSNEDDLGFVGFDSVRGQKLWTQEDINVLKLVSDLIVLAFDRKKKEADLNDFYERMNHDLELARLTQRSLVARDFPSSPFYRIESYFRPFEKVGGDIITYIQHETGVVDILFGDVSGHGISSAMVSGMAVLSFRHHAKTGISPADGIQQFVRDLKPMVVEHHIAAVWARFFPLERKLVYSYAGHPPILLFRGKEMQELKGMNLPLLIFDSIEYFNESVQLQTGDRIVFYSDGMYEIFNAQGRILDLPGFHSILLEHRNVVSPEEYIEQVVSEVFSFSEGSFGDDMAMLVLDITA
- a CDS encoding DMT family transporter — translated: MNGEETRSSYRFFSGTGEEAKGFLYALAGTVLFSSKGVLVKLVYGYGIDSVTVLTLRMLFAIPFFAFVLYRESKRTENLPISPKNYRNVVFLAFIGYYLASFFDFWGLEYLSASIERLVLFTYPAIVLLLSFLFLGKRAHTVELYAVALTYSGILLAFLPDAKAEGGKAFLGAGLVFLSALAYSVYLIGSGELIPKLGSRRFTALLMLWSGAFVIFHFLVTKNWKILVEQPWQVYAYGLALGFLTTVLPAFLTTAGIQRIGSSKASIAGSAGPIFTLFLSAGLLNEKITLENLAGTILVLSGVFLLGRKKERQ
- a CDS encoding LIC_13076 family protein → MERGTSRKVAALWMICSVGLQVACSFEKRLEFSQPEKIALESDAQPCSPLGQFNRWYAFYGLWQLSSEPALPKQEGKVYVLESYAEWPQVSLSLVLGFLSSVSVRKVKITECDTTTRFIHKKDYDSFFESERERARTDFFAESERTFEDSLRKYLDKSSPADSAGKNYSTIIYRTGRIQEARVLSQDVDNIQVEWDEGEQKKESVIPKKEIYKVIFATKVIRVKEKPGSN
- a CDS encoding class I SAM-dependent methyltransferase; this translates as MDRIPCNTCYTEDFRPLFSKASSRGETFRIVECKRCGLVQVNPQPSPGEVAKYYEDSYFTRRTDRGYDDYYSESTKREISRVYNLNLGDLDFFTWEKNLGPSKTALDVGCAAGYFLDYLRDRDWQAKGLDIASGPVAFAVNELKLDVEQTDFLTWDPAGTKQFDLITLWASLEHLHYPKQTLEKILLHLKPGGRLILSTCRYGLLARTLGPKWRYLNVPEHLYYYSLDGIEKLCMELGYLPLSHISYGSGLTMRKNAGWKFKVSKKISDWAVKFFDQGDMMALSFGKTKY
- a CDS encoding CapA family protein, which encodes MQRIPFFLSRAILLLAFVSNPIWAETETIKIKAVGDLVMGTNYPDNRLPSDPRNTLFSSVESSLRGADILFANFESTLTDYPTSSKNINRPLIFAFRTPPSYAKILKDVGFDVLSIANNHSLDFHQQGFDDTAKNLSAAGLRYTGKKGAITYMTVKNTTVAWIGFSHMKAAHNNVNDIADGVALVKEAKRKAQLVFISVHGGSEGGPALHVKNEQERFYGEYRGNLVALSHALIDAGADLFIGHGPHLPRAMELYRGRLIAYSLGNFLGYRVFSTKGYGGYSLVLEADLDQKGNFVRGKILPLQLSQNGVPAPDPENKTVELLQSLTKADFPGKGPKIHSDGTVLP
- the lsa26 gene encoding surface adhesion protein Lsa26, which gives rise to MKLNNLSLWLFTGIVLFSASSVSAIGTYSEGWAVAKLTQFESRGLIFDSYEGTLEMMSFDASEKCDEMKDECFTPVKKKVPFSVRPETTDAVNFLNKSLNQDVLVHYRIHRITPLALSTDFEVLSAQKQETVLTKEIAEKLAGPKTGSKRNFSVTGRILNLEYKGTLIGTYEGIFLDETRGKVHPFSVTNEDIANFAWSAMRFNLKYFLGISVAFTTGARESHYDLFEVNFKNPAGALESPPPSN
- a CDS encoding TonB-dependent receptor plug domain-containing protein gives rise to the protein MRRNRFFLFGLAFFSISIFAQGQTTQESAPIRVLGKVADSSQPENFRKNPSGFQSSINLDQYSSRYTSLPDVLEREAGVRVRRYGGLGSYSTLSLRGTNPNQSRIFIDGVPFNNSQGGEVNLADLPFDNLQSVEVYRSGAPVGFSGSAIGGSVNLVTRKSTGLPKTRINLGGGSFGTGKGTLAHTGTYGGIGTSLFFLGEKSDQNFPFLNPHGTVIVNPYDDTVDRRRNAQYERSTGMLGLDGDLGRTKIRFWNDLNYRSQGIPGPASNQTTRVHRKYLRNTSSVSTDTKGLFDGRFRMETRAFTTFANDQLYDPKSEFSSGAPNSSAKIHQSGLQATPTFYLLDYGQIVRTHFGWERETFGRSRSNVNNQDVIYEPEKSRTYLTAQLEDEIRLFGETLILTPGVSWDLYQDRFQTDTPWFQRQDPLASANKSTSFSNPKTGVLYKLFETQTASLDFKANASKQYRIPSFLELFGEVGTILPNDSLKPEKSGNLDAGFSGKYSAGNLRSQASVSYFRKRISDMILFIPNSQFTLRPENIDSAKIDGAEVSQKTEFKGWKFLVDYTYQLAINTSDAPYLKGKYLPLRPKHELSSTLGYRTKRWEGGVELVYVGAVFKDRTNEYINYQPARQIWNLYLTFVLYSSSEEEGKAAERAPRELLLTMDFRNAGDKKVEDIVGYPLPGRNWFATLSGRF